The following DNA comes from Polyangiaceae bacterium.
GCAACGCGGGAAACGGAGGCAGCGGGGCGACAGGAACCGGGGCGACCTCGGCGGGTGGGCTCGGTGGCGGCGCTGGAATGTCGACTGGCGGGCTTGGTGGTGGTGCCGGGACGTCGACCGGCGGCAGTGGCGGTACTTCGAGCGGAGGCGCAAGCGGCAGCGGTGGCACCTCGAGCGGAGGCACGAGCGGCAGCGGTGGCACCTCGAGCGGAGGTACGAGCGGCAGCGGTGGCACTTCGAGCGGAGGCACGAGCGGCAGCGGTGGAAGTCCGGGCGCACCGTTCTTCTTCGACGACTTCGAGTATGTCGTGTCGCCCACCAGCTCTGCGTCCAACCAGGCCACTTTTCAAGCTGCGGGTTGGTACACTGCCAAGGCCATCAACGTGACTGGCAGTTGGGGCGGAAATCTCTACACGGCAACGAGCATCACTGGGGAAAACAGCAGTTTCCCCGGTCAGGGTTCCTCCCGAGTTTTGTGCATCAACTCTCTCGCGGGAACGCTCACGACTCAAGCCGACTTCTACCTGCAGTACGGAAGCGGAACCGTCGCCAACACGATTCCGGGCAATGTCTGGGTCCAATTCTGGATCTATCCGAACCGTCATGGCGCCGAGCAAACCGGCTTCCACAGCAGGGAAAAGTTCCTCTATCCGTGTGACGGTCAATATCCGTGCAACACCAACAAGTGGCTGTGGATGTTGGCAAGCTCCAGCTACGAGCCCCACAATGCCCCGATCTCCAACGGCAATGCATTCATCGTCGAACGAGACAACTCCATCGGCACCGTCAACTACTCTCTCGCCGCGCCTGGCGACGAGTCGAAGATCGGGCAAACGAACGTTTCGGAGTACATTGCGGCGAACCGTTGGACCCTGGTCAAGCTACACTTCGACACCTCCACGACGACAGGGCGATACGAAGCTTGGCTGCGGCCTCGCGGAAGCGCTTGGGTGAAGGTGGCTGAGTGGATCGGTGGGGTGACCCCCAACTTCACTTGGAATATCCCTGCTGGAAGCGTGGGTGGACATCGCGCGCTGCGCATACCAACGACGATGCCCGCCAACGCAACCAACGGTACCCAGGACGCTTGGGTCTACCTCGATGATTTCGCGATGGCGACGAGCGAAGCTGCCCTCCCGACCTACTAGTGCGCATCTCCGAACGCGCACTAGCCGAACTCGGCTCCAGCTGACTCAGCGCAGTGCCCGCGCCGCGAGTCGTGCTAACATCGTCAGGATGCCTCGCGATACCGAACGCATTTGATCCCAGCCTGACACCTCTGCCTTCGCAGCGCGCTTCGCACGCCTGGCGACCTTGCTGCTGGGTGTGGAGCTACTGGACGAGCTGTACAGCGGAGTTCCATCCCTTGGCTCTGCCGACATCCAGGCGAGCTTTGGTACCACCTACGGCACCACGGCGGCTGCCCTACTCCTCGTGCCAGGCCTGGTGGCGCTCATCGTCGAGCCGGTACTGTTCGTCCTGGCGGACCGCTACCCACGCAAAGGATTCGTCGTAGGCGGGCTGCTCGCCATGGGCGTGGCTGCGATGGCTGCGGCATTGGCGACGAACGTGTTGGCTCTGATCGCCGCCGTGACGCTTTCGTTCCTCGGCAGCGGATGCGGCGTGGCCCTCGCTCAGGCGAGTCTGGTGGACGCTTCCCCGGAGCGAAGCGAACAGGCGCTGGCACGCTGGGCGCTCTTGGGCGAGCTAGGTGACCTGCTGGCGCCCGTGCTGCTCGGAGCGCTCGCCCTTTGCGGCCTGGGTTGGCGTGCATCCTACGTCGTTGTCGGCGCCCTCGCGCTGTTCTGCGCACTGCTGCTGCTGCGTCCGGCCTTCCCCGCGGCCCACGCAGACTCGGGCGGTGAGGAAGCGGCGTCGAGCGTGATGGATGCGCTTCGAACCGCGCTGCGCCGCAAGGCCCTGGTGCGTTGGTTAGCGGTGGCCGCTCTCTGCGAGCTTCTCGATGAGATCGTGGTGGTGTTTGCGGCACTCTACTTGCGCGATGAACTCGGCGCCGGACCCGTCGCGCGCGCGATCGTGATCGGCGTCGGGATCGCAGGCGGGCTCCTGGGCGTCGCGGTCACCGAACGGCTATTGACGAGAGTATCTGCGTTGCGCTTGCTGGAAGTCAGCGCGGTCGTCTGCGCCTCGTCCTTCGTAGCCTGGCTGTTTGCGCCCACGCTGGAGCTCTCTGCGTTGTGCTTCTTCGTCGTGGGCGCGACGGCCGCACCCATGTACCCCATCGTGTCGGCGCGGGCGTACCGCGCCCTGCCTGGACGCTCTGGAACGGTCAACGCCGTCGCCCATCTGTTCACGCCTTTCACCCTGGGCGCTCCCTGGCTTCTCGGTGTGGTAGCCGACGCCTTCGATACTCGTGTCGCCTCGGCACTGCTGCTGATCCAGCCCTTGGGTGTCTTACTCGTGAGTGTTCAGGAGCGTCGTGCTCGCGGTCGCAAGTGATGCGCGAGCGGCATCAAGGAACGGATGTGCTAGGACTCTGCGTCGTGGCGCGCCGGCAGCTGGAGTTCGTGATCCCTCGACTGAGCGCTCTGCTCATCGCGGCGGGCCCCGCGTCGTTGACAGGCTGCGGCTGTCCCACCACGGATTACCGCTACGACCGCACGGCTCGCCTCGATCCCAACAATACGCATGTGGCTGTCCAGGAGGCGATCGCCGCGTCCATCGGCGAAGAGTTGAGCATGGCACGCGTCTGCCTCCCATTGTGCGGAGCCTCGAATACCGGCACCGAGACGCTGAACGTCATTGCCTGCGAGCGAGGGGAGCTGGAGGGCGATCCGGCCGTCATTTGCCACATGTCGGGCCACGACGATTGTGGGGGTGTAGGACGGCGGCCGCCGGGACTCTGCGATGACACCATGATCGCCTCGGACCCGTGCGCAGCCTACCTTGCACGCGCTACCGCCCTGGAAGGAGCCTCCGTGCATGCGTTCTTGCTGCTCGCCGAGGAGCTGGCCGTCCATGGTGCACCCGTTGAACTGGTGGACTGGGCGAGACGCGCCGCGATCGACGAGCTCGAGCACACCCGGGTCATGGCCGCACTGACTCGTCGCTACGGCGGGCAGCCGGTAGCCCCGCGCGTGCGCGCCGATGCTTTGGTTCCTCGTGCCGCTCTGGAAATGGCGCTCGACAACGCCGTGGAGGGCTGCGTTCACGAGACGCTGGGGGCCCTGGTGGCGGCGCATCAAGCGTGTCATGCCGCTGATTCGCAGGTGCGCCACGCGCTCGCGCACATCGCGCGCGACGAGGCCAATCACGCGCTGCTCTCGTGGCGCATCAGCGAGTGGTTCGAAGGCCGCGCCTCGGTGGCCGAGCGCCGCAAGGTGAGCGCCGCGCGTCGATCCGCCCTGCGCGCAGCCGCGAAGCGCCCGCAGCCAACGTCGCTGCGGCTGCGTCGGGAGCTGGGATTGCCCGGCGTGGCGGAGCGTCGTGCCCTGGCGATGCGGCTGCGGGATTCGGTGGACGCTTGAGACGTTTGCTCTCGTGTTTGGCGCTGTTCGCCCTCGGTGCGGTCGCGACAGCCTGCGGTTCCGAGAATTGCTCGCAGCGCACCTCCGACCATGAAGAGGCGATCGACGGCCTGCAGAGCGCGTGCGTCACGGCTGCCGAAGGTGGCTGCGCTTCAGACTATTGCGTCAGTCAGTGTCCGCGCCTGACGGGCACGAACAACGCGAGTTTCAGCCTCGAGGGCTGCAGCCCGCTCTCACCGACTCGATTGCTGTGCCGGTACACGCTGGCGACCGAGTGGTGCGAGTGAGCGTCAGGGCAGCTTGGTCAGCAATAGATCTGGCAAGCGGTTGTCGTTCCCGCGGATGAGGCCGCGGTCGACGACGGTGAAGGGGCCCGAAGCGCCCTCGAGGTCCCCCGAGTCCCGCGTGCCGCTGCCGTTCTGGTCCAGCCAGGCCCGGACCGACACTCTTGCGCTGGAAGCGCGGATGGTCGTCTCGGTTTCCACAGCGTCCCCGTCGGGAGTCATCCGCATGGGCGTCTCCGTGCCACTACGCGTGCCTGAAGACACGTAGTCGACGTTGAGCGTCAGCTTTGCCGGGTCGAGAGTCGCGCCGCGCGGCGGCAGCAGACGCACCAGCACGCGACATATCGGCGAGCAACCCGTTGCAGCGAGCAGCAGGGCGCAAGCGGCGACTGAACGAACAGGGGGCATCCTCTCGACAACGTGCATCGATTGCGACAGCTTACAGAAAGCGGCTCGGCGCATCGCGGTATTCGCAGGGCGCTACACGCTTGACCAGGGCGCCCACTAGCAACGGCGCAAAGGGAACCAGCGCGAGGGTCAACAGTGGAGTTCCGCGGTTGCCCCGGCGGGCTGCCACTTGGCGAGGGTCAAAGGGGCCGGCTGGCGGCCACGGTCGAGCGGAGGCAGAATGGGGATGTGATGGCTTACGGGGAGGTGTGGACATGATGACGACAGTTCGGAGTGGTGTGGCCTTGGCCATGATGGCGAGCGCCTGTAGTGGCCCCGCCGATGGGAACGGGCGGGCTGGACTTGCTGCTTCGCTGGAGCCCAGGACCTTTGTTTCCGAGAGCGTGGAAGGTTGGACGCTGGTCAGCGGAACGGAAGTTCGGATCAGCTTCGTGGCCGGGGAGCTGAGGGCGAGTGCGGGATGCAACTCGATCAGCGGTCCCTACAGCCTCGAGGGCGACCGACTGAGCCTGCCAGGGTATGGCGTTACGGGCATGGGCTGTGATCCCGCGCGACATGCGCAAGACGAGCGGCTGCGGGAACTGCTGAGCGCAAAGCCTGTGCTGGAACTGTCCGAGCCCCGGCTGACGATGACCTCGGCGAGTTCGAAGCTCGTTTTGCTCGACCGGGAGGTAGCCCACCCGGATCGCCCGTTGGTCGGGACGCTGTGGAAGGGTGACGCAATCATCGACGGAGGCAGTGTCTCTGGCGGGTTTGGAATGGCGTTCAGCATCGAGTTCGGCGCTGATGGACAAGTGACGGTCGACAGTGGATGCGAGGTTGGTGACGGCCAATACAGCGTCGACGGCGCCACAATCGCTTTTTCCAGTCTCACCTATCAAGGCGCGCCGTGCACAGAACCCTCGGTCCAGACCGTCGCCAACAAGGTGATGGCCGTGCTCGACGGCGGCCCGGTCAGCCACGACATCGAGGAAGTAACGCTCCGCATCACCAAGGGTGATCGCGGTCTGATGTTCAGAGCCGCGAACTGAGGGGTTTTGCACTTGGCTTCGCGGTCGTCTCGAGCTGTCGCCTTCTGCCTCAATTACAGGCGACGGCCTTCACTTGGTAGCTCACCGGTCCCCCAGTGAAGCCGTCCACGGTCACGTCGAAGACGTCGCCGTCTGCGGCTTTCCAGCCCTGCTGCTGGAAGGCGATCGTGCTGTAGCTGCCATATCCGCCGCTGAGCTTCAGCGTCTTCATGGCCATGTCCGCTTGGGTCGCAGTGTTGGTGACGGTGATGGTCGCATTGCCCACGCTGGCCGTGTGATGAAATGTCCAGACGTAGTTCACGACCGCTGTCGGCACGAAACCCGGTGGCGGCATCGAAACCCAGGTCGGTGCCGCATAGGTGGTGCCTCCGCCGAAGGAGTACTGGCAAGTCGCGCGCCCGTAGGGACCGCCTCCCGCATAGTGTCCGATCCCTGTGATGCCCATCCCCGGGCTCAAGATCCAGCGTCGATGGCCGAAGGTCGAGAGGTTGCCATTGTCGATGATGAACTGGTTGATCGCATCCGCCACCCCCACTCCCCAACTGATGTTCGAAGAGCCAGCCCCAGACGCGCCCGTGGGCGTGTAGCACTTGGCGGATGTCGGTGGGTGATGTGGGTCCGGCACG
Coding sequences within:
- a CDS encoding MFS transporter: MLLGVELLDELYSGVPSLGSADIQASFGTTYGTTAAALLLVPGLVALIVEPVLFVLADRYPRKGFVVGGLLAMGVAAMAAALATNVLALIAAVTLSFLGSGCGVALAQASLVDASPERSEQALARWALLGELGDLLAPVLLGALALCGLGWRASYVVVGALALFCALLLLRPAFPAAHADSGGEEAASSVMDALRTALRRKALVRWLAVAALCELLDEIVVVFAALYLRDELGAGPVARAIVIGVGIAGGLLGVAVTERLLTRVSALRLLEVSAVVCASSFVAWLFAPTLELSALCFFVVGATAAPMYPIVSARAYRALPGRSGTVNAVAHLFTPFTLGAPWLLGVVADAFDTRVASALLLIQPLGVLLVSVQERRARGRK
- a CDS encoding ferritin-like domain-containing protein, which encodes MARRQLEFVIPRLSALLIAAGPASLTGCGCPTTDYRYDRTARLDPNNTHVAVQEAIAASIGEELSMARVCLPLCGASNTGTETLNVIACERGELEGDPAVICHMSGHDDCGGVGRRPPGLCDDTMIASDPCAAYLARATALEGASVHAFLLLAEELAVHGAPVELVDWARRAAIDELEHTRVMAALTRRYGGQPVAPRVRADALVPRAALEMALDNAVEGCVHETLGALVAAHQACHAADSQVRHALAHIARDEANHALLSWRISEWFEGRASVAERRKVSAARRSALRAAAKRPQPTSLRLRRELGLPGVAERRALAMRLRDSVDA
- a CDS encoding META domain-containing protein; its protein translation is MMTTVRSGVALAMMASACSGPADGNGRAGLAASLEPRTFVSESVEGWTLVSGTEVRISFVAGELRASAGCNSISGPYSLEGDRLSLPGYGVTGMGCDPARHAQDERLRELLSAKPVLELSEPRLTMTSASSKLVLLDREVAHPDRPLVGTLWKGDAIIDGGSVSGGFGMAFSIEFGADGQVTVDSGCEVGDGQYSVDGATIAFSSLTYQGAPCTEPSVQTVANKVMAVLDGGPVSHDIEEVTLRITKGDRGLMFRAAN